A single genomic interval of Prionailurus viverrinus isolate Anna chromosome A2, UM_Priviv_1.0, whole genome shotgun sequence harbors:
- the LOC125160568 gene encoding nucleophosmin-like: protein MEDSVDTDMSPLRLQNYLFAVEKDAESEDQKEEDVKLLSICGKPSVSGCGSNIPQKKVKFGASGDDDDNDDDDEEDDDDFDDKEAEEKPPVKKGQASFKKQEKTPKTPKGPSYVEDIKAKMQPSVKKGDSLPKVEVKFISYVKNCFWMTDQGAIQDLWQ from the exons ATGGAAGATTCAGTGGACACAGACATGAGCCCCCTAAGGCTCCAGAACTATCTTTTTG CTGTGGAGAAAGATGCAGAGTCAGAAGATCAAAAGGAAGAGGATGTAAAACTCCTCAGTATATGTGGAAAGCCTTCTGTCTCTGGATGTGGTAGTAACATTccacagaaaaaagtaaaatttggtgccagtggagatgatgatgataatgatgatgatgatgaggaggatgatgatgattttgATGATAAAGAAGCTGAAGAAAAGCCTCCAGTAAA AAAAGGTCAAGCATCTttcaaaaaacaggaaaagactcCCAAAACACCAAAAGGACCTAGTTATGTAGAAGACATCAAAGCAAAAATGCAACCAAGTGTGAAAAAAGGTGATTCTCTTCCTAAAGTAGAAGTCAAGTTCATCAGTTATGTGAAGAATTGCTTCTGGATGACTGACCAAGGGGCTATTCAAGATCTCTGGCAATGA